The genomic DNA ACTAATGCATTTAACATGTAGTGTCATGGCATGTGAGCATTGTTCTTGTATCATTAGAGACAGCTGGTGTGGTCATGTATAGTGTTTACAGCAACATATACCTCTTATGTAAAGATGAATCTGTGCTATGAATATGGTCCTTAATTTGCTTAACCAAGCAGCCTTTGTTTCTCAATTTTCCATCTTACTTCATCACGGAAATTAATTTCTTGGCTCATTTTTCATAATTTGAATGTTCTCTTTATTTACACGCCCCTTTGGCGATGAGCTAGTTGCCTGTAATAAACTGATATTATCAATCAGATAAGAATCAGAGCTGGGGCCTGGTgttgagttttgaaaatcaaGACTTCAGCCTTGGTTGCATGGCAGCGGGGTCTGCATTAAATTAATTTACAGATGACGCCGTATTCATGATGAGTTCTTGGTCATCTCCAAACATTCAATTTAGATTATTCTAGATCTCCAATGAAATTAGCGCTGGATCTTCATAACTTACTAGTAGACGAACAAAAACATTGATAGATAGAATAGCGATGGCATCACAGAAATGCAGGTAAAATAGTGGAGCTGGAGTAGAAGCAGAAGCGTAGTAGTAAATTATGTGACAAGAGCTTTCTCCGCCATGGCCAATGATGATCACCTCCTGCATCGGGAGATGGATTCGCAGTCCCTGGAGTAAGGGTGGACAGGTCCCCTCGCCATGTGACAGTTGTGGGTGTAGTAGGACCGGCCGGAGCGCGGCGGGCAGGGGACGCGGTTGGCCGACAGCGCCGCGTAGGAGATGAAGTAGCGGGCCTGGGGCGGCAAGAACACCGGATGGCtccgccgccgccgtcgccgtcTCTTGCTCCTCAACTCCTCCtccgtttcttcttcttcttcttcttcttcttccccataCAGCTCgaagtcgtcgtcgtcgtcgttctTCTCGAAATGGGCGAACGGGAAGGAGGAGGGCCACTCGGTGACCGAGTCCCTCACTAGGCTTCTCGAGCTGGTGCCTTCCTCTTGGGGTTCGCCGGCATTGGCGAGggcgaggaggaggaagaggagaagcttGGGGAGGGCCATCGGTGGAGGGAGGACGAAGCAGACTGGTCTGAGCTCCAAGCTTGGATTATTACATGGAGACAGTTGACAGCTGGGTTTGGCAGAGCTTGGGGACGGATCGCGTGTTCTGGCGCCTCGTGTTTGAACGCGTCATGTGTGACGTGGTTCGCGTAGGCCGCGGCACGAGATGGACCCCTATTGGGACGAAGAAAGGACTGGCGAGTATTTGTGCCTGTTGTGACTCGGGCGAAGTAGGAGATCAGGAACGAGCAGGTTGTCTTCATCCGAGCTGTGGCGGATAAAACTCCAAGCATTCGGATCGGATTTACCGATTCATTTTTAATAAACTAACTATGGAACTCACCGTCTTTTCATTCTTAAAAGAATATCTCTAAATTACTCTCTATTTTTTAAGCttcaatatattttatattttaacccCGTAATGATAAAATATAAGACAGACTTCCAGAGTAGTAATCTTTCACATGACATAATCCGATGTTCGACTTCAAATTAACCACTAAAGAGTGTTTCTTGATGACTTAAATAAGGCCATTTAGGTTAGTAAGAAAACTACACACATGGACGCTTAGGAGTCTCAAAGAGAGAAAATTGCACATCTATCGAATATGGATTTCAAATGGTtacagaaaaattctaaaatttagaAATGATCCAAATCAGATCATTTAGGTTATAAAATTGTACACATGAACCCTCAAGTTCCTAAATAATCAAGCCAAGTCCTTTAGGGGAAACAAACATACACATGACCCTTGAGTGCTTAGAGAATTATTCTGATCCTCTTTTAGTGTAAATGTGTGAAGCACTGATATGTCAAGTTGTCTAGTACATCAATCGAAATTCCATTCCATCTAAAGATGGATAACATTATCGGATAAAAaattatgtcaattaacatatagCGTCCATTTGCATGATATCGACCAAAACAATGTGGCTGGCAGAAAAATAGTATTGTGAAAACTTTCTTAGCAGACATATCTCTACTCAGAATGCAACATAAAACCAAGAAAGCAAACTCGATTGTATGGATATTCAATATGAACATGGAGACAAGTCACCAGTGGATACCGAATGTTGAGCTTGAGAATCTTAATCTGCCCTGGATTGGCCAGCGCGAGAGGAAAGAATGATACCAACAATGAGACCGTAGAGTGCCAGTGCTTCAGCAaagatgagaatgagaatcatgcCAACAAACAACTTAGGCTGCTGCGCGTTGGCCCTGAAATCAACACGAAAATTGTTAACATAAATTGTGCCTGCAGTCCCTTAAAGAAAGAAATAGTAGCACAATTCACCAAATGCTGCAACTTGTTTGGGCAGCACAAAGCATTTATACGTCATGCTCAATATGTTAATcaataattgtttttttttttatgctattACATTACTACCTTCTTTGCAGCAATAACAAAAAGCTAGCATACATGGTTGATAATGGCAGTCACCATGGAAAGCTTTCTTTAAGCTCAAACACTGTCAATTGTGAAAAACTCTTGTTTGACCATTGGAACCTCTTTAAGAGAAAGGTGGAGTTCGATTCAAGCTTTTGGATATATTTGTAATAGCGCAGGGGCATTGTGGTAATTTAGTAATTGGGTCAGTGACCAATACTTCCCTAGAACAAGGAAGAGACTCATAGGAGGGAATAAAGAGGTTAGTTTTAAGAAGACACAGTAAATTGTCTAGCCCGGTGGAGTTGAGTGTAACTTGGGTATATAATCAATGCCTGATCAAATCTAAGGaattcaaaagaaattaaataattgGATCTTGGAGTACCATTGGCCTACTGTATAAGCAAGGATTGTTCAACTCCATGTGGGATGTCCACTCCAAGAAAGTAAGCAAGTGACTCCTCGCTGCACAAGGGCAGGAGTCTGAACTACACTCACATTTCTACACAAAAACAGAAATAAGGTCACCTAGGGAACATTTCCTCAGTATGTTGCCTTTTGGTCGTGGTTTCCACCAGGAAACACAGACCTCAGGGACGGGAGATACAGATACCTTTTAGTCAGTTGGTTCAATCGGTTGCAAAGGCGGAGAGGTAGCCTCAGATGAAATTGGACCAAGACAGCCCTTTGTTATTGTTATGATCTGGTATTATACTGCAAGATTGCTTAGGTTCTTGCAGATCTTCTAATGATCCAGTCCACAACCAGGTTGAGAGCCAAGAAAGGAAGAGACAGAAAAGAACTCTGGAATACAATCCCAGATAGTGAAGATGAGTTGAACATTGTTCTCATATGTGCACAGTCATTCTCCTCTTTCATACCTGATGCGGCGATGGTGTAAGCCTACCTAGCACGGGGTCAACTGCCACGGCAGAGGTACATGTTACTATTGTATTCCACTGTTGCTACTGTTGCTCTACTTCTCCTCAttttccggtgactgacttgagtatcAAAGGGTCAACGTCAAGGATCCCTTCCCTGGCTAGGCACTGACGCCGTTTGTTTTGCAGAACGGAGCGAAGTCCACGTCCTATCAGTGAAACCGCCACCTCCTAGCTTTCCAGCTTCACggtttcagacaggatcattttggACCTGGCCAGGGACGCAACGATGTCccgaccgagcggctaccccgctcagccCAGCAACGGGACCTAGTCATGGACGGAGCAGAGTCCCGGACGAGTAGTTACTCCGCTCGGACAAGCATACCACTATAGTATCtctcaacatccttttgggagatactgtcgctgacacgaggcatggtcgacaggTAGATCGTACAGTCAAAGCTTCTACTGTCGTGTTAGAGATATTCGTGCCCTGTTAAAGTATGGTGTCAAGGGTACTTTCCTGACAAGGCCCTTTCATGGGACATATGGGAGAGCGTGCCAGCATGTCCATGCCTCGAGAAACGAGCACGCCATCTACCAGTGCTCTATATAAAAGAGGGGGGGTCCTTCACCGGCGGAGGTACGCGTTACTATTGTATTCCACTGTTGCTACTGTTGCTCTACTTCTCCCCATTTTCCGATGACTGACTTTAGCGTCGGAGGGCTaacgccgggaatcccttccctgACTCGACACTGACAccatttgttttgcagagcgGAGCGAAGTCCACGTCCGGTCAGCGAAGCCGCCACCTCCTAGCTTTCCAGCTTCATGGTTTCAAACTGGATCAATACCCATGGAAGGTAAGTTTGTCAACGATAAAGCCAAGTCTCCACCATAGATTAACTCTTACATCCCTCTAGGCCTACATTATGCTCTTATTAAAAGGAATAGCTAAACTACCAATGAGGAGACCAATCTTTGTCCATTTTGCAGCAGAAGTACAGATTGATGATGAGGCTAGCTTTTATATAATTGTAAGTTGAGACTCAAAACAAAACATGAGGAGGTTATTCTAGTTGCACTTGAAAAGAATCATCCGAGAAATGAGAGTGAATTCAAAA from Zingiber officinale cultivar Zhangliang chromosome 4A, Zo_v1.1, whole genome shotgun sequence includes the following:
- the LOC121972927 gene encoding protein RALF-like 34, producing the protein MALPKLLLFLLLALANAGEPQEEGTSSRSLVRDSVTEWPSSFPFAHFEKNDDDDDFELYGEEEEEEEEETEEELRSKRRRRRRRSHPVFLPPQARYFISYAALSANRVPCPPRSGRSYYTHNCHMARGPVHPYSRDCESISRCRR